The following coding sequences lie in one Rhizobium rhododendri genomic window:
- a CDS encoding amino acid ABC transporter ATP-binding protein, producing MAEAQLKKLEVSTTDVAVEIINMNKWYGDFHVLRDINLKVMRGERIVIAGPSGSGKSTMIRCINRLEEHQKGNILVDGVELTNDLKKIDEVRREVGMVFQHFNLFPHLTILENCTLAPIWVRKMPKKQAEEVAMHFLTRVKIPDQANKYPGQLSGGQQQRVAIARSLCMNPKIMLFDEPTSALDPEMIKEVLDTMVGLAEEGMTMLCVTHEMGFARQVANRVIFMDQGQIVEQNSPAEFFDNPQHERTKLFLSQILH from the coding sequence ATGGCTGAAGCTCAATTGAAAAAACTGGAAGTCTCGACGACCGACGTCGCCGTCGAAATTATCAACATGAACAAGTGGTACGGCGATTTCCACGTGCTGCGCGACATCAACCTGAAGGTCATGCGCGGCGAGCGCATCGTCATCGCCGGCCCGTCGGGCTCCGGCAAGTCGACGATGATCCGTTGCATCAACCGGCTGGAAGAGCACCAGAAGGGCAATATCCTCGTCGACGGCGTCGAACTCACCAACGATCTGAAGAAGATCGATGAAGTGCGCCGCGAAGTGGGCATGGTGTTCCAGCACTTCAACCTGTTCCCGCACCTGACAATTCTCGAGAACTGCACGCTGGCGCCGATCTGGGTGCGCAAGATGCCGAAGAAGCAGGCCGAGGAAGTTGCGATGCACTTCCTCACCCGCGTCAAGATCCCCGACCAGGCCAACAAGTATCCGGGCCAGCTCTCCGGCGGGCAGCAGCAGCGCGTCGCCATTGCCCGTTCGCTCTGCATGAACCCGAAAATCATGCTCTTCGACGAACCGACGTCGGCACTCGATCCGGAAATGATCAAGGAAGTTCTCGACACCATGGTGGGCCTTGCGGAAGAAGGCATGACGATGCTTTGCGTCACCCACGAAATGGGCTTTGCCCGCCAGGTTGCGAACCGGGTCATCTTCATGGATCAGGGACAGATCGTCGAGCAGAACTCGCCCGCCGAGTTCTTCGACAATCCGCAGCATGAGCGCACCAAGCTGTTCCTCAGCCAGATCCTGCACTGA